The sequence below is a genomic window from Verrucomicrobiia bacterium.
ACGACGGAGTACCGGGCCCATTTGTGCTCGCGGCTGACGGCATTGGCTTGGGCGATGCGCCAGACCCTGAGATTGCTGGCGCCAATGGCGCGGACCTTGCCCGCGCGGACCAGGCGATCGAATGCCGCCATTGTTTCCTCGAGTGGCGTTTGAGCATCATCGCGATGGGCGTAGAATAAATCCAGGCGGTCGGTTTGCAGCCGGCGCAGGCTCTTCTCGCATTCGCGCTCGATCTCGAGTGAGCTTAAACCGCCTGGACAACCCGGGTAGTCGAAGCCGAGTTTGGTGGAAACTACCATCTCATTCCGAGCGGAGCGGTCTATCATCCACAGGCCGATCGTGCTCTCACTCTCACCCCCTTGGCAACCTGGCAGCCAGGCAGCATAAAAGTTGCCGGTATCAATAAACGTCCCGCCCTGCTCACGGAAGAGATCCAATAAACGGAAAGACGTCTCACGATCGATTTTGCTCCCGATCGAATCCGTTCCCAGTGCCAGAGCGCCGACGGAAAGTCCAGTATCTGCCAAGTTTACTTTTTGCATAAGCTATTTGGGCCTAATTCGAGCTACGAAAGTTTTAGCACAGAAGGAAACCAAGAGAACTACTTATCCCACGTTTTGACCGCGGACCACCGGGTTAGGCGGATTTTATCTCGTTTCATCTGCGTGATTCGCGGTCCAAAACCGCGTTCGTTCATGACCTGGATCTGCATGAACCCCGTTCCCTTTGCAGCTTCACTGCCGGGTCGCTAATACGACGCCGCCAATCATCACCAGGACACCCACCACTTTGGCCAGCGTAATGGGCTGGACCGGTGAACCGAGCCAGCCATAGTGAGACATGACTAATCCTCCGATTACCTGGCCGGCTAAAAGGGTGATCATCACGCTTCCCGCCCCAACCTTGGGAATGAGCCAGGCGATGGCGAACACCAGGCAAGCGCCCAGCACGCCGGCCGTCAGCAGCATCGGATGGACTTGCTTGAGCGGCGCCAAGGCGTCACTTCGCCATCCGCTCACGCCAATGGCGACTGCGCCCAGCGCTCCGATGCACCAGAAAAGCGCATTTCCAACACGGGCGTTCTGCAAGACACTACCGACCTTGCCGTTCATGGCCAGGTGGACGGCCAGGATGATTCCCAGCAACACTGTTAGTAGATAGAGGTGTATTTTCATAGTCATTGCTCAGTGGGATTTTTGCACGGCGGCGAAATTCATATCGGCATACTTTTGGTAAGGAAGACTAGCGCGATGTTCAGCAATTGAGCGGCCTTTCTTTTGAACCCGAGGAAACAGGAAACGGAGATTCTCCTTCTGCTTTCTCGGTTTCCCCTTGTTCAGGCTTTGACCACTCATTTCGTGAACGCCACGCTATTGGCCAGTGCGAGGTTGCCTGGGTGCCGTCCAATCACGATGCGTGGGATAGGTCGTCCGGCCAGGCAGATAATTCACTCCGCCCTGCCGCGGCATATATCCCTTGTTATAGAAGATGTACAAGCCGGTCTTGCAGGGAATAATGATGTCGGGCCTGCCGTCACCATCGATGTCCGCCACCTGGAGCCTCATGCCCACCCCGACCACGTCGTTGGGTGGGGGTGTGTTCTCGCTGCCTGCCCCAAAATAGGGCGTCAGGTAACTGTATGATATGATGTGCCGCTCGAATCGACCGCGGTTGAACTTGTAGTAGAAGACAAACACCGGTTGGAATGCGCCAACGTCGCCGCCGTTGTGGGCGAACAACTGCTTGCCGGTGATAAGTTCCGGTTTTCCGTCACCGTCCAGGTCGGCCAGGGCCATCGTGTGGAAGGTGGGATAATCGGTTTCGATCCAGTGTTTGACGAAGGTGCGCTTGCCGCCGTCGAGTCTCTGCTCGAACCAGGCCAGGCCGTAGCCGTGGTCCGAGCCCATGATGATGTCATTCAACCCGTCGCCATTGACGTCGGTGATCAGTATGGGCAGTCCGGCTCCGCCGGGCCGGCCATCAGCGCCATACGCTGAGAACTGGTAATCCGGATGCCAAATCCAGGGGTCTTCCGCCGGGTGTGGTGGGGCCTCGAACCAGCCGCTGGTGGTGACCACATCATTGCGCCCGTCCCCGTTGATATCGCCGATTCCGGCGCCGTGGCTCACGCCGATGTTTTCCGGCCCCAGCACGTGCTTCCTAAACCAGGGCGGCTGGTCGATGTGCTCGAACCAGATGAGGCTGCGACCGGGCTTGCGCGCGAAGTAATTTACCAACACATCCTTTTCGCCCCGGCCCGAGAGGTTGCCGATGACCATGCCTTCGACCCCGTCGTCTTCAAGCAAAGCGTGCGACTTCCACTTGACTCCGGTCTTGCCTGGATTTTCGTACCACCAGATGCCTTGCCGGCGCATCCAGCCCGAACTCAGCACGTCCGGGCGGCCATCATTG
It includes:
- a CDS encoding aldo/keto reductase, coding for MQKVNLADTGLSVGALALGTDSIGSKIDRETSFRLLDLFREQGGTFIDTGNFYAAWLPGCQGGESESTIGLWMIDRSARNEMVVSTKLGFDYPGCPGGLSSLEIERECEKSLRRLQTDRLDLFYAHRDDAQTPLEETMAAFDRLVRAGKVRAIGASNLRVWRIAQANAVSREHKWARYSVVEQRHTYLRPRHGADFGPQICINEDLKDYCRSGGMALVGYSVLLQGAYTRSDRPLPAQYAGPDADQRLAALRQVAQEIGADANQVVIAWMRQSNPPVLPIIAGSSPEQLRHNIASLAISLNADQMQRLDTAGNPDIKKSWLR
- a CDS encoding DMT family transporter, translated to MKIHLYLLTVLLGIILAVHLAMNGKVGSVLQNARVGNALFWCIGALGAVAIGVSGWRSDALAPLKQVHPMLLTAGVLGACLVFAIAWLIPKVGAGSVMITLLAGQVIGGLVMSHYGWLGSPVQPITLAKVVGVLVMIGGVVLATRQ
- a CDS encoding VCBS repeat-containing protein; translated protein: MKQSNTTRWSQVALNAGFLCMALHCPGAVEGAIDDAPKELLFVPRKIDGPVHDPAQHTYWFGPFAECATVLDINADGKLDIAAGRNYYLGPDFTKFADYRDGAEANGPDVDDNYEGTMDVNNDGRPDVLSSGWMRRQGIWWYENPGKTGVKWKSHALLEDDGVEGMVIGNLSGRGEKDVLVNYFARKPGRSLIWFEHIDQPPWFRKHVLGPENIGVSHGAGIGDINGDGRNDVVTTSGWFEAPPHPAEDPWIWHPDYQFSAYGADGRPGGAGLPILITDVNGDGLNDIIMGSDHGYGLAWFEQRLDGGKRTFVKHWIETDYPTFHTMALADLDGDGKPELITGKQLFAHNGGDVGAFQPVFVFYYKFNRGRFERHIISYSYLTPYFGAGSENTPPPNDVVGVGMRLQVADIDGDGRPDIIIPCKTGLYIFYNKGYMPRQGGVNYLPGRTTYPTHRDWTAPRQPRTGQ